Proteins found in one Sporosarcina jeotgali genomic segment:
- a CDS encoding APC family permease, with the protein MDQTDAHQKRRKLTKTLKPSWVFAIALGSSVGWGAFILPGDWIGESGPLGAMIGLLIGALVMMVIASSYGVMIKKFPVSGGGFTYAFIGAGKVWAFICGWFLSLGYISIVALNASAFSLLLKFLAPGFMKQFYLYSVAGWDVYLPEVIISSVIILLFAFINSTGTNISGRIQFYFSILLVAGVVLLGAFTFGITEAPFENMKPLFSGSQSILTSILVILAIAPWAYVGFDNVPQAAEEFNFSPRKATMLIVASLFASFLIYAVMIGLTAWTFPAGSSVGDGSLWLTGEVVNSALGYGGLIVMAVAIMMGIFTGLNGFYMSSSRLLFSMARARALPDMFRTISKKNQTPVWGIWFVTLITLPTPWFGRQALSWIVDMSSTGVSVAYMFTCIAAYKVLAWGAEEANREIAPIKKGLALFGIVASIAFLLLLLIPFSPASLTTPSYILLVSWAVLGGIFYSVIQKRYNSLTQEETEYYMLGKTIESEVDTTVEVKTERPKPKSTDTTGTGLPT; encoded by the coding sequence ATGGATCAGACAGATGCGCATCAGAAGCGCAGGAAGTTAACGAAAACGCTTAAACCATCATGGGTCTTCGCAATTGCGCTGGGATCTTCAGTTGGGTGGGGAGCCTTTATCCTTCCAGGTGATTGGATAGGAGAATCAGGTCCACTTGGCGCTATGATTGGTTTGCTAATCGGAGCGCTCGTGATGATGGTCATCGCATCAAGCTACGGAGTAATGATTAAGAAATTCCCAGTTTCCGGGGGAGGATTTACATATGCCTTTATAGGGGCAGGAAAAGTTTGGGCATTTATATGCGGGTGGTTTTTATCACTTGGATACATATCGATTGTTGCATTGAACGCCTCTGCATTTTCATTGCTTCTCAAGTTTTTAGCACCCGGTTTCATGAAGCAATTTTATTTATATAGTGTTGCTGGCTGGGATGTCTATTTGCCAGAAGTTATTATATCTTCAGTAATCATCTTGTTGTTCGCTTTCATTAATTCAACAGGTACTAACATTTCAGGCCGTATTCAGTTTTACTTCAGCATTCTATTAGTTGCTGGTGTTGTACTGCTTGGAGCATTTACATTTGGTATAACAGAAGCACCATTTGAAAATATGAAACCGCTTTTCAGCGGCAGCCAATCTATTCTGACATCAATTCTGGTCATATTGGCAATCGCTCCTTGGGCATATGTCGGATTTGACAATGTTCCTCAAGCAGCAGAAGAGTTTAATTTCTCACCGCGGAAAGCGACAATGCTCATTGTAGCCTCATTATTTGCATCATTCCTTATCTATGCGGTAATGATTGGTCTTACGGCGTGGACATTCCCTGCAGGTTCTTCTGTAGGGGATGGCAGTCTTTGGCTGACAGGTGAAGTCGTGAATTCTGCACTCGGTTATGGCGGTCTAATCGTAATGGCTGTTGCAATTATGATGGGGATTTTCACAGGATTAAACGGCTTCTATATGTCTTCAAGCCGCTTGCTCTTTTCCATGGCGCGCGCACGTGCACTGCCTGATATGTTCCGAACGATTTCGAAGAAAAATCAGACGCCTGTCTGGGGGATTTGGTTTGTAACGCTCATTACTCTTCCTACTCCTTGGTTCGGACGCCAAGCACTATCTTGGATTGTCGATATGTCTTCTACAGGAGTATCAGTCGCATACATGTTTACATGTATCGCTGCGTATAAAGTACTCGCTTGGGGTGCTGAAGAAGCCAATCGTGAAATTGCTCCCATTAAAAAAGGACTGGCGTTATTCGGAATAGTGGCTAGTATCGCGTTCTTACTATTATTGCTCATACCATTTTCTCCGGCTTCCCTGACAACACCATCTTATATTCTGTTAGTCAGCTGGGCAGTACTTGGAGGTATTTTCTATAGTGTCATCCAGAAGCGCTATAATAGTCTAACCCAGGAAGAAACAGAGTATTATATGCTTGGGAAGACAATAGAGTCTGAAGTTGATACTACTGTAGAAGTGAAAACGGAGCGGCCTAAGCCGAAAAGTACAGATACAACGGGAACAGGTCTTCCTACGTAA
- a CDS encoding YhgE/Pip domain-containing protein, which translates to MRNIFSIFKRDVRNISTNWVAAVLIGGLIFLPSLYAWLNIYASSDPYGRTDKLPVAVVNEDKGADVQDKHIDTGAEIVSTLKKNPSMEWHFVSKKEAMDGVEYGDYYAVMVLPENLSEQLASVVSGNPKKAEIDYFVNEKLNSIAPKITEKGATVIVEKVSSQFVSTVNGVIFDLLNSLGLELQADLPDVQRFENYIFEAEKSLPEIYNLLNRGLGDATDAQSIIQEAQGKLPEAKQVTDNGLGQINRTVGYLNEAEQKLDEMSPKIKADLKKVTDISNQANDFLKQLQGIQLDFTELDNAKKTLDDRMTASIERVDGVKQDLIRLQELVQQLPKPNEKPSLGTDEEPDSELQPTPSLPSSNLSGKLNEAITKTDNLKKLLQEAQTNARSVNTVVTGKAEELDQAVDDLQKIAGNTSVELDAFMKEYVNTIEPTVKKEISTAKGTLGQAKGLLTEIQSTLPKVQTILGNSDKDLAEGKETIQKAVAEYPYVSEKVNQLADKIRSIQGETNINEIIQLLQNDPNAEKSFFEEPIQLKENRLYSIENYGTGMTPFYTVLSLWVGCLLLISLLSTDVHGEEFTTRQVYFGRLLTFGLIGLLQMLIVVSGDLLLLDVHIREPIWFVVFGVIISVVFMSIVYTLVSVFGDVGKAMAIVMLVLQIAGSGGTYPVVLLPDFFGIINPFLPFTYAIDVMREAVGGIVWERVAKDLSFLACCSIAFILFGAFLKERINKGTNKLLKKSKEAGIFH; encoded by the coding sequence ATGCGCAATATCTTTTCAATTTTTAAACGGGATGTGCGCAACATCTCTACAAACTGGGTCGCTGCTGTGTTAATTGGCGGCTTAATTTTCTTGCCTTCTTTGTATGCATGGCTCAACATTTATGCATCTTCGGACCCGTACGGCAGGACTGATAAATTACCAGTTGCTGTCGTCAATGAAGACAAAGGAGCGGATGTGCAGGATAAACATATCGATACGGGTGCAGAAATCGTATCCACGCTAAAGAAGAATCCATCAATGGAATGGCATTTTGTTTCTAAGAAAGAAGCAATGGACGGCGTTGAGTATGGAGATTATTACGCCGTAATGGTGTTGCCGGAAAATTTATCGGAGCAGCTTGCTTCTGTCGTTTCCGGGAATCCTAAGAAAGCGGAGATCGATTACTTTGTGAATGAGAAACTTAACTCGATTGCACCTAAAATTACTGAAAAAGGTGCGACAGTCATTGTCGAAAAAGTGAGCAGTCAGTTCGTATCTACAGTGAACGGCGTGATTTTTGATTTACTCAATTCGTTAGGACTCGAATTGCAAGCTGATTTGCCAGACGTACAAAGATTCGAAAATTATATATTTGAAGCAGAAAAAAGCTTACCTGAAATCTACAATCTGCTGAATCGCGGACTTGGTGATGCAACAGACGCTCAGTCGATTATCCAGGAAGCTCAAGGGAAACTGCCTGAAGCGAAACAAGTCACTGATAACGGTCTCGGCCAAATCAATCGAACGGTTGGTTACTTAAACGAAGCCGAACAAAAGTTAGATGAAATGTCGCCGAAGATTAAAGCCGATTTGAAAAAAGTCACAGATATTTCGAATCAGGCGAATGATTTTTTAAAGCAACTTCAAGGAATTCAGTTAGATTTCACGGAACTCGACAACGCTAAAAAGACGCTGGACGACCGAATGACAGCGAGTATTGAACGGGTGGATGGCGTCAAGCAAGATCTTATTCGCCTGCAAGAATTGGTTCAGCAGCTGCCGAAACCGAATGAAAAACCTTCACTTGGTACTGATGAAGAACCGGACAGCGAACTGCAGCCAACCCCTTCCCTTCCATCGTCTAACTTGTCGGGGAAATTGAATGAGGCGATTACAAAAACGGACAATCTGAAAAAGTTGCTGCAAGAAGCGCAAACGAATGCTCGATCAGTAAATACCGTGGTTACAGGAAAAGCTGAAGAATTGGACCAGGCAGTCGATGACTTACAAAAAATCGCAGGAAATACATCTGTTGAACTGGATGCATTTATGAAAGAATATGTAAATACTATTGAACCTACTGTAAAGAAAGAAATCTCAACGGCCAAAGGAACTCTCGGACAAGCCAAAGGACTTTTAACGGAAATCCAGTCCACTCTTCCGAAAGTGCAAACAATTCTAGGTAACTCGGATAAGGATTTAGCAGAGGGAAAGGAAACGATTCAAAAAGCTGTGGCAGAGTATCCTTACGTCTCTGAAAAAGTGAATCAGCTGGCGGACAAAATTCGCAGCATTCAAGGTGAAACAAATATAAATGAAATTATTCAATTGCTGCAAAATGATCCAAACGCTGAAAAAAGCTTCTTTGAAGAACCGATTCAGTTAAAAGAAAACCGGCTGTATTCGATTGAAAACTACGGAACCGGGATGACTCCATTCTACACTGTCCTTTCCCTATGGGTAGGCTGTCTCCTCCTCATCTCATTGTTGTCGACAGATGTGCATGGAGAGGAGTTCACAACACGACAAGTCTATTTTGGACGGCTTCTGACATTTGGATTAATTGGCTTACTGCAAATGCTCATTGTCGTTTCAGGTGATTTGTTACTGCTTGATGTTCACATACGTGAACCTATCTGGTTTGTGGTCTTTGGAGTGATTATTAGCGTCGTCTTCATGTCAATTGTTTACACGCTCGTTTCAGTCTTTGGAGATGTTGGTAAAGCGATGGCAATTGTCATGCTCGTCTTGCAAATAGCAGGATCAGGAGGAACGTATCCAGTTGTCTTACTGCCGGACTTTTTCGGTATCATCAATCCGTTTCTTCCATTCACGTATGCGATCGATGTCATGCGTGAAGCAGTTGGCGGCATCGTTTGGGAACGCGTAGCAAAAGACTTGTCGTTCCTGGCTTGCTGTTCAATCGCCTTTATCCTGTTCGGGGCATTTCTCAAAGAACGCATCAATAAAGGAACGAACAAACTCTTGAAAAAATCGAAAGAAGCTGGGATTTTCCATTAA
- a CDS encoding ABC transporter permease, with translation MQMAWKEVKKSKMKFLILGSIIFLVSFLTFIISGLANGLSEDNAALIKNVPNGQFYLNEDAKQTYNLSKIDTEQQDKMLSDYKGATAMSIQMGFVNDAEDKQHSVAFVTSTDSELFPNVKDNEVVLDASMKDEGIKVGDILTNNQFSGEFKVAGFAEKQTYSHAPVAFISMKNYQEMYRVMEMQTVFIPGSDSPDSINGLEAFNNKEFLNTIPSYGAEQMSLNMIIWFLVVISGMLFAIFFYMMNVQKIGLYGILKAIGVKTISLFSMMWYQMLLITAVALVLSVGLSQVFSMVAPAGMPFSLPLETSLLLSGVFLVIGFIGATISGFQIKKVEPLQAIQQGEM, from the coding sequence ATGCAAATGGCGTGGAAAGAAGTTAAAAAAAGTAAAATGAAATTCTTGATACTCGGTTCAATCATCTTCCTGGTCAGTTTCTTGACGTTCATCATCTCTGGGCTTGCAAACGGATTGTCAGAAGACAACGCAGCCCTCATTAAAAACGTACCAAATGGTCAGTTCTACTTAAATGAAGATGCAAAGCAAACGTATAACCTTTCTAAGATCGACACGGAACAGCAAGACAAGATGCTCTCAGACTATAAAGGTGCGACGGCAATGTCCATTCAAATGGGCTTTGTCAACGATGCAGAAGACAAGCAGCACAGTGTTGCATTTGTGACGTCTACTGACAGTGAGTTATTTCCGAATGTCAAAGACAATGAAGTCGTGTTAGACGCTTCAATGAAAGATGAAGGAATCAAAGTCGGCGACATTTTGACGAACAACCAGTTCAGTGGAGAGTTCAAAGTTGCTGGATTCGCTGAAAAGCAAACGTATAGCCACGCACCTGTTGCGTTCATCAGCATGAAAAATTATCAAGAAATGTATCGTGTGATGGAAATGCAGACGGTTTTCATTCCAGGATCGGATAGCCCTGATTCTATTAATGGACTGGAAGCATTCAATAATAAAGAATTCTTGAACACAATTCCAAGTTATGGTGCTGAACAAATGTCACTTAATATGATCATTTGGTTCCTTGTTGTTATTAGCGGTATGCTGTTTGCGATTTTCTTCTATATGATGAATGTACAGAAAATCGGATTGTACGGTATTTTGAAAGCGATCGGTGTGAAAACCATTTCGCTATTCAGTATGATGTGGTACCAAATGCTGCTTATTACAGCTGTTGCGCTTGTATTATCTGTTGGGCTCAGCCAAGTGTTCAGTATGGTTGCTCCTGCAGGTATGCCGTTCAGCTTGCCGCTTGAGACTTCATTGTTATTGTCTGGTGTATTCTTAGTCATCGGATTTATCGGAGCGACCATTTCCGGATTCCAAATCAAAAAAGTGGAGCCGTTGCAGGCAATCCAACAAGGAGAGATGTAA
- a CDS encoding ABC transporter ATP-binding protein: MAIFTIEDVEKTFKTGDVSEKILKGVDLDLNEGEITALVGPSGSGKSTILTIAAGLQKATGGQVLFEGHDMTQMSQEEIRKIRSSEFGFVFQSSHLVPFLTVEDQLLLMLDVAETKLNKKKQKQEVAKVLDLVGMSHRKEAYPSSLSGGEKQRVAIARAIIHQPKMLFADEPTASLDSKRSKEVMEIIRNLTKTLKITTLMVTHDEEMLPYADRIVTMKDGLIA, from the coding sequence ATGGCGATTTTCACAATTGAAGATGTCGAAAAAACATTCAAAACGGGTGATGTCAGTGAGAAGATATTAAAAGGTGTGGATCTTGACTTAAATGAAGGCGAAATAACTGCTCTCGTTGGTCCATCTGGTTCGGGCAAGTCAACAATCCTGACGATTGCAGCAGGGTTGCAAAAAGCAACCGGCGGTCAAGTACTCTTTGAAGGTCATGATATGACGCAAATGAGTCAAGAAGAAATCCGGAAAATCCGTTCAAGCGAATTCGGATTTGTGTTCCAGTCTTCACACCTCGTTCCCTTTTTGACAGTAGAAGATCAGCTGCTGCTCATGCTGGATGTGGCAGAAACGAAGTTGAACAAAAAAAAGCAAAAGCAAGAAGTAGCAAAAGTGCTTGATCTTGTCGGCATGTCGCATAGGAAAGAGGCGTACCCTTCTTCCCTTTCCGGAGGCGAAAAGCAGCGTGTCGCAATTGCACGTGCCATCATCCACCAGCCGAAAATGCTGTTTGCAGATGAACCAACAGCAAGTCTTGATTCTAAACGTTCCAAAGAAGTGATGGAAATCATCCGAAACTTAACTAAAACACTTAAAATCACAACACTTATGGTCACGCACGATGAAGAAATGTTACCTTATGCTGATCGCATTGTAACGATGAAAGACGGTTTGATTGCCTAA
- a CDS encoding dienelactone hydrolase family protein → MATVLLFHHVLGCTEGIHHFAEHIRQTGHTVHVADLFEGRTFSTIEDGFAYVDEIGFDAILKRAEQEANLLSRDIVYAGISLGVMAAQKLASTRKGGQGALFISSCAPSSAFGSPWPAELPVQIHGMDRDPFFAEEGDLEAAQELVAQSECAELFVYKGDQHFIVDDSLQAYDAETANLLLQRVRDFLDRVDARRS, encoded by the coding sequence ATGGCAACAGTTCTTTTGTTTCATCACGTGCTTGGATGCACTGAAGGAATCCATCACTTTGCTGAGCATATAAGACAGACAGGGCACACAGTCCATGTCGCGGATCTTTTCGAAGGCCGTACATTTTCAACAATTGAAGACGGCTTCGCTTATGTAGATGAAATCGGTTTTGACGCAATTTTAAAGCGTGCCGAGCAAGAAGCAAATTTGCTGTCGCGTGACATCGTCTATGCTGGAATTTCACTCGGCGTCATGGCAGCCCAGAAACTCGCGTCAACCCGAAAAGGCGGACAAGGAGCACTGTTCATCTCCTCTTGCGCGCCATCCTCGGCATTCGGCTCGCCATGGCCGGCTGAGCTGCCCGTGCAGATCCACGGCATGGATCGAGATCCCTTCTTCGCTGAAGAGGGAGATCTTGAGGCGGCACAGGAACTTGTCGCTCAATCTGAATGCGCTGAACTTTTTGTGTACAAAGGAGATCAGCACTTTATCGTCGATGACAGTCTGCAAGCATACGATGCTGAAACAGCAAATCTTCTGCTTCAGCGGGTTCGTGATTTTTTAGACCGGGTGGATGCTAGGCGCAGCTAA
- a CDS encoding VOC family protein, which yields MKKVTPFLMFQDGKAEEAMNFYTSLIEDSGITSITRYKANEAGPEGTVVRALFNLKGQEFMCIDSHLNHAFAFTPSFSIFITCDNESEIDTLYEKLMAEGQALMPLGDYGFSQKFGWLNDRFGVSWQLDLPID from the coding sequence ATGAAAAAAGTCACTCCATTTTTGATGTTTCAAGACGGGAAAGCAGAAGAAGCGATGAACTTTTACACATCCCTCATTGAGGATTCAGGCATTACAAGCATCACTCGCTACAAAGCCAATGAAGCCGGACCAGAAGGGACTGTAGTACGTGCACTATTCAATTTAAAAGGTCAAGAATTCATGTGTATCGACAGTCATCTGAACCATGCATTTGCCTTCACTCCTTCGTTTTCAATCTTCATCACTTGTGATAATGAATCTGAAATTGATACTTTGTATGAAAAGCTGATGGCTGAAGGACAAGCTCTCATGCCATTAGGCGACTATGGATTCAGCCAGAAGTTCGGCTGGCTGAATGACCGTTTCGGTGTTTCCTGGCAACTTGATCTCCCTATTGATTGA
- a CDS encoding EAL domain-containing protein, producing MACRTACIVTELQIEVRVDDPTKHTMLTEHMERLKVLSAFDKNNEGSSVFTVTEAGLRDLTDFAQDYLDVTQMFFRIAGETEWRTFAQVDEVFASQWIDDLIQQERVISYYQPIVDADRAVYGYELLARFHSPKGRMIYPDEAFAAARARGRLYALDRLCRITAVRHAAPLINQKAFINFVPTSIYSPEFCLQSTVAVANQFNIDPYQLVFEVVETDKVDDVEHLKTILRYYREKGFHYALDDVGEGYSTVELLSDLQPHYMKLDRSFVDGVALDSKKQENAEMFLMKAKESGSVPLAEGIEREEDFKWLKEKGYQLFQGYFFGKPAPSPL from the coding sequence ATGGCTTGCAGAACCGCGTGTATAGTTACGGAATTACAAATAGAAGTTAGGGTTGATGACCCAACAAAACATACGATGCTAACAGAGCATATGGAACGACTCAAGGTTCTGTCAGCTTTTGATAAAAATAATGAAGGCAGCTCAGTATTCACTGTGACAGAAGCCGGACTCAGAGACTTAACGGACTTTGCTCAAGATTATTTGGATGTCACACAAATGTTCTTTAGAATCGCAGGGGAGACAGAATGGAGAACCTTTGCACAAGTGGATGAAGTTTTTGCATCCCAATGGATTGATGATCTCATTCAGCAAGAACGTGTTATTTCGTATTATCAGCCCATTGTCGATGCGGACCGTGCTGTTTACGGGTATGAGTTACTGGCTCGTTTTCACTCGCCAAAAGGTCGAATGATCTATCCCGATGAAGCTTTTGCGGCAGCAAGAGCGCGTGGAAGACTTTATGCGCTTGATCGGTTATGCAGAATTACCGCAGTTCGGCATGCAGCGCCTCTTATCAATCAAAAAGCATTTATTAACTTTGTACCTACTTCTATCTATTCGCCTGAGTTTTGTTTGCAGTCAACGGTTGCAGTCGCGAATCAGTTTAATATAGATCCTTATCAACTCGTATTTGAAGTAGTTGAGACAGACAAAGTAGATGATGTTGAACATCTGAAGACGATATTAAGATATTATCGTGAAAAAGGATTCCATTATGCACTCGATGATGTAGGCGAAGGGTATAGTACAGTGGAATTGTTATCTGATTTACAACCTCATTATATGAAGCTAGATCGGTCATTTGTAGATGGAGTTGCTTTGGATAGTAAAAAACAAGAGAATGCAGAAATGTTTTTGATGAAAGCTAAAGAGAGCGGATCTGTGCCGCTTGCAGAAGGAATCGAACGGGAAGAAGATTTTAAATGGTTAAAAGAAAAAGGGTACCAGCTGTTTCAAGGTTACTTTTTTGGAAAACCTGCTCCATCCCCATTATAA
- a CDS encoding cryptochrome/photolyase family protein, producing the protein MKTIVWFRNDLRVHDHPALKNASECGEVLPVVILPDRAFPTASDWWVYKSLTHLQLKLVELGSELTILKGNPSSTLSLLAEETQADAIFFNGQVDPVSRKEEMVLLELESLSKVDIQRFDPNMLLDPSHLKTGAGQPYKVFGAFWKSLQQQKIPWPTAAPASLTNWAHEITGSIPLKESGLRSPFNWDATLEQAWEPGETASFEQWATFRDKRLQFYDFKRDFPSLNGTSRLSGYLASGNMGIRALWHAVKRAQEDGIAPQPEAFLRQLAWREFSYYQLFHFPDITERPLRSEFLNFPWLNDSSEFESWKAGKTGYPLVDAGMRELWETGTIHNRVRMVVASFLIKHLLVDWRMGAEWFRETLIDYDVANNTLGWQWVAGSGFDAAPYFRIFNPTTQSKKFDKSGEYIRRWIPELAKLPDVHLHEPQTASEDVLMTAGVVLGETYPLPIVDHSAARARALDAYALIKGKKEELR; encoded by the coding sequence TTGAAAACAATTGTCTGGTTTAGAAATGATTTACGCGTTCATGATCATCCTGCTTTGAAAAATGCATCTGAATGTGGTGAAGTTCTTCCTGTCGTCATACTCCCTGACCGGGCGTTTCCAACAGCCTCTGATTGGTGGGTGTATAAATCTCTAACGCATCTTCAGCTAAAGCTAGTCGAGTTAGGAAGTGAATTGACAATTTTAAAAGGTAATCCCTCAAGCACACTATCCTTGCTAGCGGAAGAAACACAAGCAGACGCTATATTTTTCAATGGGCAAGTGGATCCTGTTTCTCGAAAAGAAGAGATGGTGCTGCTTGAACTCGAATCTTTATCCAAAGTGGATATTCAACGTTTTGATCCGAATATGCTGCTGGATCCTTCCCATTTAAAAACAGGAGCTGGTCAGCCGTATAAAGTTTTCGGTGCATTTTGGAAATCTTTGCAACAGCAGAAAATTCCTTGGCCGACCGCTGCTCCAGCTTCTTTGACGAACTGGGCGCACGAGATTACAGGTTCCATTCCTTTAAAAGAATCCGGTTTACGCTCCCCATTTAACTGGGATGCAACACTTGAACAAGCATGGGAACCAGGTGAAACTGCTTCTTTTGAGCAATGGGCAACTTTTCGCGACAAAAGGCTTCAGTTTTACGATTTCAAACGTGATTTCCCTTCGTTGAACGGTACATCCAGACTGTCTGGATATTTGGCGTCGGGAAATATGGGTATTCGAGCTCTTTGGCATGCAGTGAAGCGTGCACAAGAAGATGGAATTGCGCCTCAACCTGAAGCGTTCCTCAGACAGCTTGCATGGCGAGAATTTTCATATTACCAGCTTTTTCATTTTCCTGACATTACCGAGCGGCCGCTGCGATCAGAATTTCTCAATTTCCCCTGGCTTAATGATTCATCAGAATTTGAGTCTTGGAAAGCCGGTAAGACCGGGTATCCGCTCGTAGATGCGGGAATGCGTGAATTATGGGAGACCGGCACCATTCACAACCGCGTAAGAATGGTTGTTGCTTCTTTTCTTATTAAACATTTACTGGTCGATTGGCGAATGGGTGCGGAGTGGTTCCGTGAAACACTCATTGATTATGATGTTGCGAATAATACATTAGGCTGGCAGTGGGTTGCAGGCTCTGGTTTTGATGCAGCTCCGTATTTTAGAATATTTAATCCAACAACTCAAAGTAAGAAATTCGATAAAAGCGGAGAATATATTAGAAGATGGATTCCCGAATTAGCCAAACTACCAGATGTCCATCTTCACGAGCCGCAAACAGCATCTGAAGATGTATTAATGACAGCAGGTGTAGTTCTCGGGGAGACATATCCTCTTCCAATTGTCGACCATTCTGCCGCCCGAGCGCGTGCGCTTGATGCGTATGCGCTCATAAAAGGCAAGAAAGAGGAGTTAAGATGA
- a CDS encoding DUF2332 domain-containing protein produces the protein MQDIQLTRTFINFAKTECKGSSELYEFLSLKVAEDDVLLDLCQSVQKGQPVPNLLFGAVHYLLLKGNEHLLRSYYPSITNPSKDIDSRTFSSFKDFCNKYRDEIISILESKRVQTNEVRRCGYLYPIFSWIYNETEKPLSLIEIGTSAGLQLLWDHYSYSYGTAETFGTKDAHLHITSEVRGDHFPKLRSESPPIASKIGLDLTISDLSNPEDYLWLQALIWPEHQERLELFHNAAECLKEHPVKLVEGDGVQLLRDAAQTMPEDSVICIFHTHVANQIPAESKYELLEKIAEIGRERDVFHIYNNMWDRQLHLDYYKNGEEFKNTIGDTDGHGRWFEWNL, from the coding sequence ATGCAGGATATACAGCTAACCAGAACTTTTATAAACTTTGCAAAAACAGAATGCAAGGGTTCCAGTGAACTTTATGAATTTTTGTCTTTGAAGGTCGCAGAAGACGATGTCCTGCTCGATTTGTGCCAGTCAGTTCAAAAGGGACAGCCTGTACCTAACCTTTTATTTGGAGCAGTTCATTATCTTCTATTAAAAGGGAATGAACATCTATTAAGAAGTTATTATCCAAGCATCACAAATCCGTCCAAAGATATAGACAGCAGAACTTTTAGCAGTTTCAAAGATTTTTGTAATAAGTATCGTGATGAAATCATTTCAATTTTAGAAAGTAAAAGGGTTCAGACAAATGAAGTTAGACGATGCGGCTATCTTTATCCTATTTTCTCCTGGATCTACAACGAAACAGAAAAACCGTTGTCACTTATAGAAATCGGTACAAGTGCAGGTCTGCAGCTTTTGTGGGATCATTACAGCTATTCATACGGAACTGCCGAAACGTTCGGCACTAAAGACGCCCATCTGCACATTACTTCAGAAGTCAGAGGAGACCATTTTCCAAAATTGCGTTCTGAAAGTCCTCCCATCGCATCAAAAATCGGACTCGACCTAACTATCAGTGATTTGTCCAATCCTGAAGATTATTTGTGGTTACAAGCACTCATTTGGCCAGAACATCAAGAACGATTGGAGTTATTCCACAATGCTGCTGAATGTTTGAAAGAACATCCAGTAAAACTTGTAGAAGGCGATGGAGTACAATTACTGCGTGACGCTGCTCAAACAATGCCCGAGGATTCTGTAATCTGTATTTTTCACACCCATGTCGCAAACCAGATCCCAGCTGAATCTAAATATGAACTGCTCGAAAAGATTGCGGAAATCGGAAGAGAACGAGATGTCTTTCACATATACAATAATATGTGGGACCGGCAACTCCACCTCGATTATTACAAAAATGGAGAAGAATTTAAGAATACGATTGGCGATACAGATGGACATGGAAGATGGTTTGAATGGAATTTATGA
- a CDS encoding general stress protein: MVKRQVVGYYNSENDAILAIEDLKRQGYSSDEISVISKEREQVDTVVEETGTHATDGAATGAATGGVLGGLGGVLAGIGALAIPGIGPIIAAGPIVAGITGAAAGAGVGGLAGALIGMGIPEEEARQYNTHFDEGKILVLVDGDYPRRADHDLDEYNRTIL; encoded by the coding sequence ATGGTAAAACGACAAGTAGTAGGTTACTATAACAGTGAAAATGATGCGATTTTAGCAATTGAGGATTTAAAGCGACAAGGCTATTCTTCAGATGAAATTTCAGTGATTAGTAAAGAACGCGAACAAGTCGATACAGTGGTTGAAGAAACTGGAACGCACGCTACAGATGGCGCAGCTACAGGTGCAGCAACGGGCGGTGTATTAGGAGGTCTGGGCGGTGTTCTTGCGGGCATTGGAGCTCTTGCTATTCCAGGAATTGGACCGATTATTGCTGCAGGACCGATTGTTGCAGGAATTACCGGAGCAGCTGCAGGTGCAGGAGTCGGCGGTTTAGCTGGCGCACTTATCGGCATGGGAATTCCTGAAGAAGAAGCACGCCAGTACAACACACATTTCGATGAAGGTAAAATTTTAGTACTTGTGGATGGAGATTATCCGCGCAGAGCTGATCATGATTTAGACGAGTACAATCGTACGATTTTATAA